A genomic window from Planctomycetia bacterium includes:
- a CDS encoding PQQ-binding-like beta-propeller repeat protein: MTTSFRYASIVRSAGLVALLALVHSAQAQAEDWPSFRGPTRQGISSETGLPLQWTAAEHIAWKVEVPGEAWSSPIVWGDQVFVTTATDGGASCRVLAFARATGELMWNTEVFRQTPGHKQAKNSYATPTPTTDGELVYAIFGDGSFAAVSLEGEIAWTNRDVKFYGEHGLGASPILYHDLLIMPFDGSSSGPDLKVGWQTPWDQSFVLALDKRNGQQRWRASRGLSRIAHVSPIITQIDGHDELVSCAGDAIQGFDPVSGERLWHVFSEGEGVVPSPALANGTIFTASGFGATTLRTVRLGGRGDVTQSHIAWEQRKGAPNQSSLIYVAPFLYAVSDQGVVMCYRGETGEVVWQGRVEGTYSSSPVAAEGRIYLLSEQGETTVVEARDEFDIVARNPLGERCQASMAVSQGRLYIRTDRHLWCVGE, encoded by the coding sequence ATGACGACCTCGTTCCGATACGCCTCGATTGTTCGTTCCGCTGGCCTGGTCGCGCTGCTTGCGCTGGTTCATAGCGCTCAAGCGCAAGCGGAGGATTGGCCGAGTTTCCGAGGTCCGACGCGACAAGGAATTTCAAGTGAAACGGGTTTACCGCTTCAATGGACCGCCGCGGAGCACATCGCCTGGAAGGTGGAAGTGCCTGGCGAGGCCTGGTCGTCGCCGATTGTTTGGGGCGATCAGGTGTTCGTCACGACGGCCACGGACGGCGGCGCAAGTTGCCGCGTGTTGGCCTTCGCGCGCGCGACCGGCGAATTGATGTGGAATACGGAAGTGTTTCGCCAAACGCCGGGCCACAAGCAGGCGAAGAACTCGTACGCCACGCCGACTCCGACCACCGACGGCGAATTGGTCTACGCCATCTTCGGCGACGGCAGTTTCGCCGCCGTGAGCCTTGAAGGCGAAATCGCCTGGACCAATCGCGACGTCAAATTCTATGGCGAACATGGACTCGGCGCGTCGCCGATCCTGTACCACGACCTGCTGATCATGCCGTTCGACGGTAGTAGCTCCGGGCCGGATCTCAAGGTCGGTTGGCAAACGCCGTGGGATCAATCGTTCGTGCTGGCGCTCGACAAGCGCAACGGCCAACAGCGCTGGCGCGCCTCGCGCGGCCTATCGCGGATCGCGCATGTTTCGCCGATCATCACGCAAATCGACGGACACGACGAATTGGTGAGTTGTGCCGGTGATGCGATTCAAGGCTTCGATCCAGTCAGCGGCGAGCGGCTGTGGCATGTCTTCAGCGAAGGCGAAGGGGTCGTGCCGTCGCCAGCGTTGGCGAACGGAACGATCTTTACCGCGTCAGGTTTCGGTGCGACGACGCTGCGCACCGTGCGCTTGGGCGGGCGCGGCGACGTCACGCAATCGCATATCGCTTGGGAGCAGCGCAAAGGGGCGCCCAATCAATCGTCATTGATCTACGTGGCGCCGTTTCTCTATGCCGTGAGCGACCAAGGTGTCGTGATGTGCTACCGGGGCGAGACAGGCGAGGTTGTGTGGCAGGGCCGCGTTGAAGGCACCTACAGCTCCTCGCCAGTGGCGGCCGAAGGGCGCATCTACTTGCTCTCCGAACAAGGCGAAACGACGGTCGTCGAAGCCCGCGACGAATTCGACATCGTGGCCCGCAATCCGCTCGGCGAGCGCTGCCAGGCGTCGATGGCGGTCTCCCAGGGCCGCCTGTACATCCGCACCGACCGGCATCTCTGGTGCGTGGGAGAATAG